A genome region from Primulina eburnea isolate SZY01 chromosome 9, ASM2296580v1, whole genome shotgun sequence includes the following:
- the LOC140841421 gene encoding uncharacterized protein — MTKIYGTGVYDFRRHRVAEYPESVDASQPHESNKGSNLSGSITFSEIQRDRLTKIAAANWAVNADSGLKKPFSEELVKEIYYSELKVKGGRIPVPLQRVMILEVSQYLENYLWPNFDPETASFEHVMSMILMVNEKFRENMAAWICFYNSKEMFKAFIERVLRLKEGRVLTVAEKTNYLLFMINAFQSLEDEIVSEKIMRLASLECWHSLSYGRFQMELCLNESLIKKWRRIAKRAKDAAKRGEPFDPTTMVEARFLRNLIEEFLEVLDSEVFPTKQRNDKDNELVDITGMNEGDGASILYCERFMEFLIDLLSQLPTRRLVRPLVADVAVVSKCHLSTLYKHEQGKLFAQLVDLLQYYEGFEIDDQKGRQMTDDEVLQAHYKRLQAFQLFAFKKIPKLRELALANIGAIDRRANLAKKLSVLSPEELRDLVCGKLKLISKDDPWSERVDFLIEVMVSFFEKHQSQREAINALPLYPNEQIMWDESLVPSINYSGEGCLALPKLNLQFLTLHDYLLRNFNLFRLESTYEIREDIQEAVPHLLACINNEGETAFRGWSRMAVPIKEFKITEVKQPNIGEVNPSAVTAEVTFSISSYKAQIRSEWNALKEHDVLFLLSIRPSFEPLSAEEAANASVLQRLGLQYVRGCEIVEIRDEEGTLMNDFTGRIKRDEWKPPKGELRTVTIALDTAQYHMDVSDMAEKGIEDVYGTFNILMRRKPKENNFKAILESIRDLMNESCIVPDWLHDIFLGYGNPSAAKWTNMPDLLEVVDFKDTFLDAVHVKDSFPNYQVCFTNSDGSMSMQPCPPFRIKFPKNFNGNLHSLSGNEIAKVSSTDSAASAASDSDKEKLLVEAYIPPDPGPYPQDQPKQNYVRFTPTQIEAIISGIQPGLSMVVGPPGTGKTDTAVQVLNVLYHNCPSQRTLIITHSNQALNDLFEKIMERDVPARYLLRLGQGEQELATDLDFSRQGRVNAMLVRRLELLSEVERLARSLQLPEDVAYTCETAGYFWLLHVYSRWELFLAACVENQDKPSFVQDRFPFKEFFNDTPRPIFTGQSYEKDMHAAKGCFRHLQTMFQELEECRAFELLKSTVDRSNYLMTKQAKIVAMTCTHAALKRKDFLHLGFKYDNLLMEESAQILEIETFIPMLLQRQEDGYARLKRCILIGDHHQLPPVVKNMAFQKYSHMDQSLFTRFVRLGIPYIELNAQGRARPSLARLYNWRYKDLGDLQFVRENAIFHRANAGFCYDYQLVDVPDYRGRGETAPSPWFYQNEGEAEYIVSVYIYMRLLGYPANKISILTTYNGQKLLIRDVINRRCVPFDFIGPPHKVTTVDKFQGQQNDFILLSLVRTRFVGHLRDVRRLVVAMSRARLGLYVFCRRSLFEQCYELQPTFQLLLQRPDLLALNLSEVDAVTDRHVEETGPAQLVSGIEEMANIVNYKMHHVYQERLMSHQLNQFPANPPEQDFVGINAQEENGLLDSEVSMRSMDIDIHGLANGAEKDILPDGNSNDVSSPETYAKQDGDKQIQNDLNIEADVDMQENDINGGALESNLGENMMDK, encoded by the exons ATGACGAAGATTTACGGTACAGGGGTGTACGATTTCCGGCGCCACCGGGTGGCGGAGTACCCGGAGTCTGTGGACGCCTCGCAGCCGCACGAGTCCAACAAGGGATCCAACTTGTCTGGTTCCATTACTTTCAGTGAGATTCAAAGGGACCGTTTAACCAAAATAGCGGCTGCCAATTGGGCGGTAAACGCGGACTCAGGCCTGAAGAAGCCCTTCAGCGAAGAGCTTGTCAAAGAAATTTACTATTCCGAGTTAAAAGTCAAAG GCGGTAGAATTCCAGTACCACTGCAGAGAGTTATGATATTAGAAGTGAGTCAATACTTGGAGAATTATCTGTGGCCAAACTTTGATCCTGAGACTGCTTCTTTTGAGCATGTGATGTCAATGATACTTATGGTCAATGAGAAG TTTCGAGAAAATATGGCTGCTTGGATATGCTTCTATAATAGCAAGGAAATGTTTAAAGCATTCATTGAGAGGGTACTTCGGTTGAAAGAG GGAAGAGTCCTAACTGTTGCAGAGAAGACAAATTATCTACTTTTTATGATAAATGCCTTTCAG AGTCTTGAAGATGAAATTGTTAGTGAAAAGATTATGAGATTAGCGAGTCTTGAGTGCTGGCATAGCCTTTCATATGGCCGTTTTCAG ATGGAACTTTGTCTTAATGAATCTTTAATCAAGAAATGGAGAAGAATTGCAAAGCGGGCAAAGGATGCAGCTAAACGAGGGGAACCTTTTGATCCCACAACAATGGTAGAAGCAAGATTCTTGCGTAACCTCATTGAGGAGTTTCTAGAA GTACTTGATTCTGAGGTTTTTCCTACTAAACAGCGAAATGACAAGGATAACGAGCTGGTTGATATAACTGGGATGAATGAAGGGGATGGCGCCAGTATTTTATATTGTGAGAGGTTTATGGAGTTCCTTATTGATCTGTTGAGCCAACTACCAACTAGGAG ATTAGTCAGGCCACTTGTTGCTGACgttgctgttgtctccaaatGCCATTTAAGTACTTTGTATAAACATGAACAAGGGAAGCTCTTTGCGCAGTTGGTTGACTTACTACAGTACTATGAAGGTTTTGAGATTGATGATCAAAAAGGTAGACAAATGACTGACGATGAAGTCCTTCAAGCTCATTATAAGCGCCTTCAGGCTTTCCAACTTTTTGCATTTAAAAAGATTCCAAAG TTGCGAGAACTTGCATTGGCCAACATCGGTGCTATTGATAGGCGTGCGAACCTGGCAAAAAAGCTCTCAGTACTTTCTCCTGAAGAGCTAAGAGATTTAGTCTGTGGTAAG CTCAAGTTGATATCTAAGGATGATCCATGGTCAGAAAGAGTTGACTTCCTGATAGAAGTCATGGTTTCGTTCTTTGAGAAACATCAGTCTCAGCGAGAGGCAATAAATGCTCTTCCACTATATCCGAATGAACAAATAATGTGGGATGAAAGTCTTGTGCCAAGCATCAACTACTCTGGGGAAGGCTGTTTGGCACTTCCAAAGCTGAATTTGCAGTTTTTAACTCTTCATGATTACCTTCTTAGAAATTTCAACCTCTTTCGCCTTGAATCAACTTATGAAATCCGTGAGGATATTCAAGAGGCTGTCCCACACCTTCTTGCTTGCATTAATAATGAAGGAGAGACTGCTTTTCGTGGTTGGTCAAGAATGGCCGTACCTATTAAAGAATTTAAGATAACTGAGGTTAAACAACCAAACATTGGGGAAGTTAATCCATCGGCGGTTACGGCTGAAGTTACTTTCAGCATTTCCAGCTATAAAGCACAGATAAGATCAGAATGGAATGCGCTTAAGGAGCATGATGTTCTATTTTTGCTGTCCATTCGCCCTTCATTTGAACCTCTAAGTGCTGAGGAAGCAGCCAATGCATCTGTTTTGCAGAGGCTTGGTCTTCAGTATGTGCGTGGATGTGAAATTGTTGAAATACGTGATGAAGAGGGAACTCTCATGAATGATTTTACAGGGAGGATCAAACGCGATGAGTGGAAGCCTCCTAAAGGAGAACTAAGAACTGTGACTATCGCACTGGATACAGCACAATATCATATGGATGTTTCTGATATGGCAGAAAAGGGTATTGAAGATGTGTATGGCACTTTCAACATATTGATGAGGCGGAAACCAAAAGAGAACAATTTCAAAGCAATTTTGGAATCCATAAGGGATCTAATGAATGAATCATGTATTGTTCCTGATTGGTTGCACGACATATTTTTGGGTTACGGAAATCCTTCAGCAGCGAAATGGACTAATATGCCAGACCTCCTGGAAGTTGTAGATTTTAAAGACACCTTCCTTGATGCTGTTCATGTCAAAGACAGTTTTCCGAACTATCAG GTTTGCTTTACAAATTCAGATGGTAGTATGAGCATGCAACCTTGTCCGCCCTTCCGTATCAAGTTTCCAAAAAATTTTAACGGCAATCTCCATTCTCTTTCTGGCAACGAGATTGCTAAAGTATCTTCAACGGATTCTGCTGCTTCGGCAGCCTCTGATTCTGATAAAGAGAAGCTTCTAGTTGAGGCTTACATTCCTCCCGATCCAGGTCCGTATCCCCAAGATCAACCGAAGCAGAATTATGTGCGGTTTACTCCCACACAG ATTGAGGCAATCATATCAGGAATTCAGCCTGGATTAAGCATGGTGGTTGGTCCACCGGGTACGGGAAAGACGGATACAGCTGTGCAAGTCTTGAACGTGCTTTATCATAATTGCCCTTCTCAGAGAACATTGATAATTACCCACTCAAATCAGGCTTTGAATGATCTTTTCGAAAAGATAATGGAG AGGGATGTACCTGCTCGATATCTACTTCGACTTGGTCAAGGTGAGCAAGAATTGGCAACTGATCTTGACTTCAGTCGCCAAGGCCGTGTGAATGCAATGCTAGTTCGGCGATTAGAACTGCTTAGTGAAGTGGAGCGCCTTGCAAGATCTCTACAGCTGCCTGAGGATGTGGCATATACATGTGAAACTGCTGGATACTTCTGGTTGCTTCATGTGTACTCTCGCTGGGAACTTTTTTTAGCTGCTTGTGTTGAGAATCAAGACAAGCCATCATTTGTTCAGGACCGATTTCCTTTTAAGGAGTTCTTCAACGATACTCCTAGGCCAATTTTCACGGGTCAGTCCTATGAAAAAGACATGCATGCAGCTAAAGGTTGCTTCCGGCACCTGCAAACTATGTTTCAAGAGCTTGAAGAGTGTAGAGCATTTGAGTTGCTCAAGTCAACAGTTGATAGATCTAACTACCTGATGACCAAGCAGGCGAAAATAGTGGCAATGACTTGCACCCATGCGGCTCTAAAAAGAAAAGATTTTCTGCACCTGGGATTTAAATATGATAACTTGTTGATGGAAGAAAGTGCTCAAATCTTGGAGATTGAAACTTTTATTCCAATGTTGCTCCAAAGGCAGGAAGATGGCTATGCTAGGCTCAAACGTTGTATATTGATAGGTGACCATCACCAATTGCCTCCTGTTGTGAAAAATATGGCTTTCCAGAAGTACAGCCATATGGATCAGAGCCTATTCACAAGATTTGTGCGGCTTGGAATTCCATATATTGAGCTCAATGCACAGGGCAGAGCTAGGCCAAGTTTAGCAAGACTTTACAATTGGAGATATAAAGATCTTGGTGATCTTCAGTTTGTGAGAGAGAACGCTATATTCCATAGAGCAAATGCGGGATTCTGTTATGACTATCAGTTGGTAGACGTTCCTGATTACCGTGGGAGGGGCGAGACTGCTCCATCACCCTGGTTCTATCAAAATGAAGGAGAGGCTGAATATATTGTAAGCGTGTATATCTACATGCGATTACTTGGGTATCCAGCCAACAAAATATCCATATTGACTACATACAATGGTcagaaacttttaattcgtgATGTTATCAACAGAAGATGTGTCCCATTTGACTTCATTGGACCACCTCACAAG GTAACCACCGTCGACAAATTTCAAGGACAGCAAAATGATTTTATCTTGTTATCTCTTGTTCGTACTCGCTTTGTGGGCCATCTTCGTGATGTGAGAAGATTGGTTGTCGCAATGTCACGCGCTCGATTGGGGCTTTATGTTTTCTGCCGACGTTCGCTGTTTGAACAATGTTATGAATTGCAGCCTACATTTCAGCTTCTTCTTCAGAGGCCTGATCTTCTTGCATTGAACCTAAGCGAGGTCGATGCAGTCACTGATCGTCATGTTGAAGAAACAGGTCCAGCCCAGCTTGTTAGTGGAATTGAAGAGATGGCCAACATTGTAAATTACAAGATGCATCATGTCTATCAG GAACGATTAATGAGTCACCAGTTAAATCAATTTCCTGCCAACCCCCCAGAGCAAGACTTTGTGGGCATTAATGCGCAAGAAGAAAATGGCCTACTGGATTCAGAAGTTTCTATGCGGTCAATGGATATAGATATTCATGGTTTGGCAAATGGGGCTGAGAAGGATATTCTACCTGATGGCAACTCAAATGATGTATCAAGTCCAGAAACTTATGCGAAACAGGATGGGGATAAGCAAATACAGAACGATTTAAATATAGAAGCTGATGTGGATATGCAAGAAAATGATATAAATGGAGGAGCACTTGAAAGCAATCTTGGTGAGAACATGATGGATAAGTAG